A single window of Armatimonadota bacterium DNA harbors:
- a CDS encoding RDD family protein produces MVRLLVVLLVVELAVLAWVLTGARARLEARRKAYQDWWVELQADPVRRRLYEAHRRAFWRAGLASLVDVFLCLAGTAALVLLLGPAVGFDIRDGVSDPESFLIVVVWLTCYLVIVFGGFRVYGTTPGLHLLGIAVISPQTGRPADRRQLRPPTRWDYARDRVPEFFFVPKDELRL; encoded by the coding sequence GTGGTCCGCCTCCTGGTAGTGCTGCTGGTGGTGGAGCTGGCCGTGCTGGCCTGGGTCCTGACCGGTGCCCGTGCCCGGCTGGAGGCCCGGCGCAAGGCCTACCAAGACTGGTGGGTAGAGCTGCAGGCAGACCCCGTTCGGCGCAGGCTCTACGAGGCGCACCGACGGGCCTTCTGGCGTGCCGGCCTGGCGAGCCTGGTGGACGTATTCCTCTGTCTTGCCGGTACCGCCGCTCTTGTACTCTTGCTGGGACCGGCAGTCGGGTTTGACATCCGTGACGGAGTCTCCGACCCCGAGTCGTTCCTGATCGTGGTTGTGTGGCTGACCTGCTACTTGGTTATCGTGTTCGGCGGCTTCCGCGTATACGGTACCACCCCGGGTCTCCACCTACTCGGGATCGCCGTCATTTCACCGCAGACCGGCCGGCCTGCGGACCGCCGGCAGCTCCGGCCGCCGACCAGGTGGGACTACGCGCGGGACCGGGTGCCCGAGTTCTTCTTCGTCCCGAAGGACGAGCTCCGCCTCTGA
- a CDS encoding ROK family protein, whose product MPSVVLAVDIGGTKIAAARVVEGVVVERREAPTPVREGPQAVIRTALSLLEDWRRGALGLGVASGGVIHRGRVIHANPRILPDWAGLDLRAVFRLHTGLPVKVLNDAQAAAWGEYRYGAGRGLDSMAFVTVSTGIGAGLVLGGRLRTGERGLAGHLGHTVCGPESEVCGCGRRGVSGDRGLGDGPHRSGSPGVRGLREHLLRSGPGLTGGSGGYPACGPGRKSPRALPRRPLGPRGS is encoded by the coding sequence GTGCCCTCGGTGGTTCTGGCCGTGGATATCGGCGGCACGAAGATCGCGGCGGCCCGGGTGGTGGAAGGCGTGGTGGTGGAACGGCGGGAGGCCCCCACACCCGTCCGGGAAGGGCCTCAGGCGGTGATCCGCACCGCCCTAAGCCTCCTCGAGGACTGGAGGCGGGGAGCTTTGGGGCTTGGAGTGGCGAGCGGCGGGGTCATCCACCGGGGGCGGGTGATCCACGCGAACCCCCGCATCCTGCCGGACTGGGCGGGCCTGGACCTGCGGGCGGTGTTCCGGCTCCACACGGGCCTCCCGGTGAAGGTCTTGAACGACGCCCAGGCCGCGGCCTGGGGAGAGTACCGGTACGGCGCGGGGCGAGGTCTGGATTCCATGGCTTTCGTGACCGTCTCCACCGGAATCGGCGCAGGCCTGGTGCTCGGGGGCCGGCTGCGCACCGGGGAGAGGGGCCTCGCGGGCCACCTGGGGCACACGGTCTGCGGTCCCGAAAGCGAGGTGTGTGGGTGTGGCCGGAGGGGGGTGTCTGGAGACCGTGGCCTCGGGGATGGCCCTCACAGAAGCGGCTCGCCAGGTGTTCGGGGCCTCCGTGAACACTTGCTCCGTTCTGGACCTGGCCTCACGGGGGGATCCGGTGGCTATCCGGCTTGTGGACCGGGCCGCAAAAGCCCTCGTGCACTCCCTCGGAGACCTCTAGGCCCTCGTGGATCCTGA
- a CDS encoding TIGR02710 family CRISPR-associated CARF protein, with protein AEAVDVQQLVLHYAETLRRVLFKGRGFRPEEVYVDYTRGTKAMSAAVDYVAFDMELAGVSYILGQLDEQGRAISGTERILSFQPLELLFRRSWRSLVELFNTGHFATVLQHVSRVRERTVRDEHRRRLDFLTELSQACQAWELLDYRRACEHFRACLKEYRDLTESLAPSGEVPRASEVVHRLWKSRCTGPACGCGLPLDALTSIDLLAHAERRAAGQLYDVAVLLLYRLLEYLAQHRLHNRGLRADRVDLDRLPDAVRGQWVKRTDPDGSLKLGMVEAFQLLADLGDPLGTRFMDLYGATDSKLRAYLQSRNLSPLAHGFQPVGPEVYEKLRALVTEQFLAESVPQWEHHLGQFRLPLLDPHP; from the coding sequence GCGGAAGCTGTGGACGTCCAGCAACTTGTCCTGCACTACGCTGAGACCCTCCGACGCGTGCTCTTCAAGGGCCGCGGGTTCCGCCCCGAGGAGGTCTACGTGGACTACACGCGCGGCACCAAGGCCATGTCGGCCGCCGTGGACTACGTGGCCTTCGACATGGAACTCGCAGGTGTCAGCTACATCCTCGGACAACTCGACGAGCAGGGGCGGGCGATCAGCGGCACCGAGCGGATCTTGAGCTTCCAACCGCTGGAGCTCCTCTTCCGCCGGTCCTGGAGGTCCCTGGTGGAGCTGTTCAACACCGGGCACTTCGCCACCGTCCTCCAGCACGTTTCTCGCGTCCGGGAGCGGACCGTCCGGGACGAGCACCGGAGGCGGCTCGACTTCCTCACCGAGCTGAGCCAGGCCTGCCAGGCATGGGAGCTCCTCGACTACCGGAGGGCGTGCGAGCACTTCCGGGCCTGCCTCAAGGAGTACCGGGACCTCACGGAGAGCCTGGCACCGTCCGGTGAGGTGCCGCGCGCCAGCGAGGTCGTCCACAGACTCTGGAAAAGCCGTTGCACCGGTCCCGCGTGCGGGTGCGGGCTCCCGCTGGACGCGCTGACCTCCATCGACCTGCTAGCCCACGCAGAGCGTCGTGCAGCCGGCCAGCTCTACGACGTGGCCGTGCTCCTCCTGTACCGTCTGCTGGAGTACCTCGCGCAGCACAGGCTCCACAATCGAGGCCTCCGTGCTGACCGAGTCGACCTGGACCGGTTACCCGATGCCGTCCGAGGCCAGTGGGTGAAGCGGACAGATCCGGACGGGTCACTCAAGCTCGGAATGGTGGAGGCGTTCCAGTTGCTGGCCGACCTCGGCGACCCGCTGGGTACCCGATTCATGGACCTCTACGGGGCGACCGACTCCAAGCTACGGGCCTACCTGCAGAGCCGCAACCTGTCGCCCCTGGCCCACGGCTTCCAGCCGGTCGGTCCGGAAGTGTACGAAAAGCTCCGAGCACTGGTCACCGAGCAATTCCTGGCAGAGTCCGTCCCCCAGTGGGAACACCATCTGGGTCAGTTCCGCCTCCCGCTTCTCGACCCACACCCATAG